Below is a genomic region from Pantanalinema sp..
TCCGCAACCCGGTGGACGGCTCCAAGCACTTCATCGCGCCCGAGACCTCCATGGAGATCCAGAACTCGCTCGGCGCCGACATCATGATGGCCTTCGACGAGTGCGTCCCCGGCATGAGCTCGCACGCCGACGCCCTCAAGGCGGTCGATCGCACCACCCGCTGGGCCGAGCGGTGCCTCGCGGCCCACCAGCGCCCCAAGGACCAGGCCCTCTTCGGCATCATCCAGGGCAACGTCTACGACGACCTGCGCACCCGCAGCGCCGAGGCCCTGGTCCCCATGGACTTCCCCGGCTACGCCATCGGCGGGCTCTCGGTGGGCGAGCCCAAGGAGAAGATGTACCCGGCGCTGGCGCACAGCACGACCCTCCTGCCCGCTCACAAGCCCCGCTACCTGATGGGGGTGGGCATGCCCGAGGACCTGGTGGTGGGCGCGGCCCTCGGCGTGGACATGTTCGACTGCGTGCTGCCGACGCGGCTCGCGCGCCACGCGAGCTTCTTCACCGACCAGGGGCGCCTGACCATCAAGAACGCCGTTTTCCGCGAGGATCCCGAGGTCCTGATGGCGGGCTGCGACTGCTATACCTGCTCCTACGGCTTCGAGCGCCGCTACCTCCACCACCTGGTCCGCGCGCAGGAGTACCTGGCCCATACCCTGCTGAGCATCCACAACATCCGCTACCTGATCCGCCTGATGGAGGGGATCCGCGCCTCGATCCTTGCGGGCACCTTCCCCCACAGCCACCGGCACTTCGTCACCCCCTCGTTCTGGCCGCTCCTGGGCCTCGAGGCCGACAGCGAGCAAGCCGCCTTTCTGCCCTGATTCGCGCGGATCTAGAATGACGCCGGGCGCTCGGGTGTTCGAAAGGGGAGGACTGATGCGGCCGCGCAACCTGCCGTTATGGCTCACGTGGGTCCTGCTGGCGCTCGCCTACAACGGCGTCGCGCAGCTCACCTTCGCGCTCGGCCTGGTGCAGGACAACGTCTCTGCCATCTGGCCCGCGGCGGGCTTCGCCCTGGCCGCGGTCCTGCGCCTCGGCTACCGTGCCTGGCCGGGGATCGCCCTCGGCGTCCTGCTCAAGGGGACCGTCCGCGACATCCCCTCCATCCCCACCCTGGGGCTCGGGGTGAGCGACTGCCTGATCCCCCTGCTCGGGACCGCCCTGGTGTACCGCTTCATCGGGCGCGATCGCCTCCTCGCCACCACCCGGAACGTCCTGCTGTTCGCCTTTCTGGGCTGCGGCGCGAGCGTGGCCGCGGGGGTGGCGATCGGTGGCCTCATCCGGATCGTCGGAGGGGAACTCGCGTGGAGCAACGCCGCTTCGGTCATGGGGGGGTGGTTCGTCTCGGACGCGGTCAGCGCGCTGGTCGTCGCCTCCTTGATACTGAGCTGGACCGCGCCCGATCGCGCGCCCTGGCTCCCGCGCAGGGGCGTCGAGCTGGTGGGGCTCCTCGCCCTGCTCGCGGGGGCGGCGCAGGTCATCTTCGGGGGCGTCCTGACGCCGTGGATCGGCCAGTCACCCGTCGTGTACCTGGTGATTCCCGTGCTCATGGTCGCCGCGTTCCGGTTCGGGCAGCGCGGCGTCACCCTCTCCAACCTGGTGCTGTGGTTGCTCGCGATCGCGGGCACCCTCAGGGGACTCGGGCCCTTCGCCGCCCAGCAAGATCGAGGGGCGCTGCTGTTCCTCGAGATCTTCGTCGCCGTCACCGCCGTCTCGACCATGGTCATCGCCGCCGTGCTCGCCGAGCGGGAAAGGGCGGGCGAGGAGCTGGCCGCCGCCTACGAGCGCCTCAAGGAGCTCGATCTGCTCAAGAGCAACCTCCTCAACGCCGTCTCCCACGAGCTGCGTACCCCGCTGACCTCGATCCAGGGGTTCGCCGAGTTCCTCGAAGATCGCTTGGCCGGTGACCTGAGCGCCGAGCAAGCGCATTTCGTCCAGCAGATCCAGCAGGGGAGCCGGCGACTGGCGCACCTGGTCGACGACCTGCTGGACGTGGCCCGCGTGGAGTCGGGGACCTTCAAGCTCGCGCTGGAGGAGGCCGACCTGGCGCATGTCATCCGGGAGAGCGTCATGAGCTTCCAGCCGCAAGCCAAGGAGGCGGGTGTCACCCTGACGGAGGTGGGGCTCGGCGATCCCCTGCCGATCCGGATCGATCCGAAGCGGGTCGGGCAAATCCTTCTAAACCTGATCGGCAACGCCATCAAGTTCACGCCCCCGGGCGGCCGGATCAGGCTCGGGCTCACCCTCGGCGAGCACGAGGTCCGCGTCCAGGTCCAGGACACGGGGATCGGGATCCCCCCCGAGGACCTGCCGCACGTCTTCGACAAGTTTTTCCAGATCGACAACAGCCTCACGCGCCGGCGCGGAGGGACGGGGCTCGGCCTCCCGATCACCAAGGCCCTGGTGGAGGCCCACGGCGGCACCATCGGCGTGGTGAGCGAAAGCGAGCAGGGCAGCACCTTCTGGTTCGCTCTCCCGCGCGAAGCCGGCGCGACCGGCCCGAAGGAGGCTGGCGCGCGGGCGAGCCTCGACGCCTCGTAGGCGAGCCTCAGGCGACGGGCTCTTCCTCGAACAGGGCCTGCGGGTGGCGCGCGTAGCGCGCGGTCCAGTCGTCCCCCGTCTCGGAGAAGACGGAGCACGGGTAGGTCGCGAGCACCCAGGTGACGAAGTCCCTGAGCTGAGCGAGCACCGCCTGCGGCGCGTCCTGGTGGACCCGTATGCCCGAGGGGTCGAGGGTGACCAGGCCCTGGCCGTACAGGGCGCCGTACGGGTCCACCGAGATCTCGGAGGCGACGAAGCGCTTCATCTCGGGGCCCGCCGTGACCACGTAGGTCCGGTCGCTCGGATCGGGGTGGGGGAAGGCGCCCGGCAGGGCCGAAAGGCGGGCTTCCACCGCTTCGAGGTCGAAGGGCGTGAGCGTGGGGGCGAGGGTGTAGCTAATTTGCATGCTCTACCGGCAGGTTGATGTGGGTGCGCGAGGCGAGGGCGTCGAGGAAGCGCTTGCTCTCGATCGTCTGCTCACCGAAGGGAACGGCTGCGTCCTTGGCCCACTTGGGCAAGGGGGTGCCCTTGTGGTCCAGCTTGAAGGCCTCGTTGTTGAAGTCCTTCGCGCTCGATCCGGGCGGGAAGTTGACCGAGGCGCTGGCGTGGGGCTGGGGCCGGAACTTGCTGGTCGGGTCGCCCATGGGCTTGATGCGGACCATGCCGCCGTCGGGGTGGGTCCAGATCTCCATGGGCACCGGCTGGCCCGACCCGGGGTGAATGACGGGCTGGCGGGTCTTGAAGTCGGTGATGGTGGCCATCTCCGCCTGGAAGCCCCGGGCGCGAAGGTCGTCGTGGATGGCGGAAAGCGCTCGGTTGCGCAGGTCGAGGCCGCGCACCGAGGATCCGACCTCCCCGCGCTCGAAGGCGTCGAGCGCCGCGCGCGTCCGGGGGGCCAGATCCTTGCTCCAGAGCCTGGTTGAGTCGTTGTCCGCGAGCCACTTGAAGGTGACCTCGCCGGTGCTGAGGCCCCGGGCCACGCGGCCCGCCCCGTAGGTGAGCGCGGCCTCCCCGAGGCTCCCAAGCGCCCTGGCCGCGCCGTGGGCGTGCGAGGAGAGCTCCGAGCGCGAGCCCGCGGTCGCCATGCCGACCTCGTGCGCGAGTAGCGAGGCGC
It encodes:
- the tgt gene encoding tRNA guanosine(34) transglycosylase Tgt — encoded protein: MSAIQFSVEAKHGRARAGTLTTPHGKVRTPVFMPVGTQATVKALTPHQVADTGASIILANAYHLYLRPGHKLIERAGGVHRFERWNGSMLTDSGGFQVFSLSDLRKITEQGVHFRNPVDGSKHFIAPETSMEIQNSLGADIMMAFDECVPGMSSHADALKAVDRTTRWAERCLAAHQRPKDQALFGIIQGNVYDDLRTRSAEALVPMDFPGYAIGGLSVGEPKEKMYPALAHSTTLLPAHKPRYLMGVGMPEDLVVGAALGVDMFDCVLPTRLARHASFFTDQGRLTIKNAVFREDPEVLMAGCDCYTCSYGFERRYLHHLVRAQEYLAHTLLSIHNIRYLIRLMEGIRASILAGTFPHSHRHFVTPSFWPLLGLEADSEQAAFLP
- a CDS encoding ATP-binding protein — encoded protein: MRPRNLPLWLTWVLLALAYNGVAQLTFALGLVQDNVSAIWPAAGFALAAVLRLGYRAWPGIALGVLLKGTVRDIPSIPTLGLGVSDCLIPLLGTALVYRFIGRDRLLATTRNVLLFAFLGCGASVAAGVAIGGLIRIVGGELAWSNAASVMGGWFVSDAVSALVVASLILSWTAPDRAPWLPRRGVELVGLLALLAGAAQVIFGGVLTPWIGQSPVVYLVIPVLMVAAFRFGQRGVTLSNLVLWLLAIAGTLRGLGPFAAQQDRGALLFLEIFVAVTAVSTMVIAAVLAERERAGEELAAAYERLKELDLLKSNLLNAVSHELRTPLTSIQGFAEFLEDRLAGDLSAEQAHFVQQIQQGSRRLAHLVDDLLDVARVESGTFKLALEEADLAHVIRESVMSFQPQAKEAGVTLTEVGLGDPLPIRIDPKRVGQILLNLIGNAIKFTPPGGRIRLGLTLGEHEVRVQVQDTGIGIPPEDLPHVFDKFFQIDNSLTRRRGGTGLGLPITKALVEAHGGTIGVVSESEQGSTFWFALPREAGATGPKEAGARASLDAS